Proteins from a genomic interval of Kaistia defluvii:
- a CDS encoding N-acetylmuramoyl-L-alanine amidase: MRERQGVSADRQNWRRATQGAGRWLGAGFFVLFSAWASAAQSPIDNSVTSAISPVASTEGAETPAAIAPAPDNAPLVATPPAVSGEPVIAREARVVGDGSRTRFVMDLTGPSAVSVFTLDEPYRVVVDLPEVHFDLAADAGKAGKGLVSAFRYGLISAGKSRIVLDATGPVSVDKAFVLPADKGQPARLVVDLVKSTRTAFLDTLRISRDRERATASHEREAVPGPAPNDGKLRIVLDPGHGGIDSGAIAKSGMLEKTIVLAFAQTLKEKLEANSRYEVLMTRSDDTFVTLRGRVQFARSKHADLFISIHADSFSGSDIRGATVYTLSERASDQMAASIAESENKSDILAGVDVPEDTNEVSDILIDLARRETKNFAVVFARNMIKELKPAVRLFKRAHQQAGFMVLKAPDVPSALVELGYLSNPDDEKLLTSPEWRDKTAVAITRAIDAYFRNRVANMAASEALTSGVGEP; the protein is encoded by the coding sequence ATGCGAGAACGACAAGGCGTCAGCGCCGATCGACAGAATTGGCGAAGGGCCACACAGGGTGCCGGGCGATGGCTGGGCGCAGGCTTCTTCGTCCTGTTTTCCGCGTGGGCTTCCGCCGCCCAATCGCCGATCGACAACAGCGTCACCTCCGCCATTTCCCCGGTTGCCTCGACAGAAGGCGCCGAGACGCCCGCCGCGATCGCGCCGGCGCCCGACAATGCGCCTCTCGTTGCCACGCCACCCGCGGTATCGGGCGAGCCGGTGATTGCGCGCGAGGCGCGCGTCGTCGGCGACGGATCGCGCACCCGCTTCGTGATGGATCTGACCGGCCCCTCGGCCGTCTCCGTCTTCACCCTCGACGAACCCTACCGGGTCGTCGTCGACCTGCCGGAAGTCCACTTCGATCTCGCCGCCGATGCGGGCAAGGCAGGGAAGGGGCTCGTCTCGGCCTTCCGCTATGGCCTGATCTCGGCCGGCAAGTCCCGCATCGTGCTCGATGCCACCGGCCCGGTCTCGGTCGACAAGGCTTTCGTGCTGCCGGCCGACAAGGGGCAGCCGGCGCGCCTCGTCGTCGATCTGGTCAAGAGCACCCGCACCGCCTTCCTGGACACGCTGCGCATCTCGCGCGATCGCGAGCGTGCCACGGCTAGTCATGAGCGCGAGGCCGTGCCCGGTCCCGCGCCGAACGACGGCAAGCTTCGCATCGTGCTCGACCCCGGCCATGGCGGCATCGATTCCGGCGCCATCGCCAAGTCCGGCATGCTGGAAAAGACCATCGTGCTGGCCTTCGCCCAGACGCTGAAGGAAAAGCTCGAGGCGAATAGCCGCTACGAAGTGCTGATGACCCGCTCGGACGACACCTTCGTGACCCTGCGCGGCCGCGTCCAGTTCGCGCGCTCCAAGCACGCCGACCTGTTCATCTCGATCCACGCCGATTCCTTCTCGGGCAGCGATATCCGCGGCGCGACCGTCTACACCCTGTCCGAGCGCGCTTCGGACCAGATGGCGGCCTCGATCGCAGAATCGGAAAACAAGTCCGACATCCTCGCCGGCGTCGACGTTCCGGAGGATACCAACGAGGTTTCGGACATCCTGATCGACCTGGCGCGGCGGGAGACGAAAAATTTCGCGGTCGTCTTTGCGCGCAACATGATCAAGGAACTGAAGCCGGCGGTGCGCCTGTTCAAGCGCGCGCACCAGCAGGCGGGCTTCATGGTCCTGAAGGCGCCGGACGTCCCCTCGGCGCTCGTCGAACTGGGCTATCTGTCCAATCCGGATGACGAAAAACTGCTGACTTCTCCCGAATGGCGGGACAAGACGGCCGTCGCGATCACCCGCGCCATCGACGCCTATTTTCGCAACCGGGTCGCCAACATGGCCGCCTCCGAAGCCCTGACTTCGGGGGTCGGCGAGCCATGA
- a CDS encoding penicillin-binding protein 1A → MFLRLIGYLFGIGAVFFLAVAAGVAWYVSGLTGGLPSVEVLAKYEPPVMTRIHASDGQLVGEYARERRLYLPIQAIPDRVKAAFISAEDKNFYQHAGLDYYGIARAALQNIAALSSDKRMIGASTITQQVAKNFLLTNERSLDRKIKEAILSLRIEQANSKDKILELYLNEIFLGLGSYGVAAASLSYFDKSVHELTLSEAAYLAALPKGPNNYNPFRYADRAIERRNWVIDRMVENGFATADEGEAAKAQPLGVKTRVASPHIFAADYYVEEVRRQLMQIYGEKALYDGGLSVRTSLDPGMQVMARQALMNGLVQFDEQHGWRGPVKNVPIEGDWGVAVGTVPALSDIIEWRLAIVTAVNKDEAEIGLQPGRDETGKLLPARETGVIPFSEMKWAKPAGKKLTGASDALEVGDVVYVEPADGKPGSFRLRQVPSIAGAMVVMDPHTGRVLAMDGGFSYAESQFNRATQALRQPGSSFKPFVYAAALDNGYTPSSVVMDAPIEVDPGYGQPIWRPENYAQKFYGPSTLRTGIEQSRNVMTVRLAQDMGMPLVAEYAKRFGVYDKLGPFLPNALGASETTVLRMVSGYSVFANGGRQVKPTLIDRIQDRFGKTIFKHEERICEGCDAEQWSHQDEPVIEDNREQVLDPMTAYQITSMLEGVVQRGTATVLKSVGKPLAGKTGTSNDYKDAWFIGYSPDLVVGVFIGYDNPKPMGRGMTGGEIAAPIAGDFFKLALADKAAIPFRVPPGLTLIPIDRKTGMRSTAGGAGTILEAFKPGTGPPDTYSIIGQTDANGQPLTVTPEADRAVISGTGGLY, encoded by the coding sequence ATGTTTCTGCGACTAATCGGCTATTTATTCGGGATTGGCGCCGTGTTTTTCTTGGCAGTTGCTGCAGGTGTGGCTTGGTATGTCTCCGGCTTGACGGGCGGATTGCCGTCGGTTGAGGTCCTGGCGAAATACGAGCCGCCGGTGATGACGCGAATCCACGCGTCCGATGGTCAGCTCGTCGGCGAATATGCCCGCGAGCGTCGCCTCTATCTGCCGATCCAGGCGATCCCGGATCGGGTCAAGGCTGCCTTCATCTCGGCGGAAGACAAGAACTTCTACCAGCACGCCGGTCTCGACTATTACGGCATCGCCCGCGCGGCCCTGCAGAACATCGCGGCGCTCTCGTCTGACAAGCGCATGATCGGCGCGTCGACGATCACCCAGCAGGTCGCCAAGAACTTCCTGCTCACCAACGAGCGCTCGCTGGACCGCAAGATCAAGGAAGCGATCCTGTCGCTCCGCATCGAGCAGGCGAACTCGAAGGACAAGATCCTCGAGCTCTACCTGAACGAGATTTTCCTCGGCCTTGGTTCCTATGGCGTCGCCGCCGCGTCCTTGTCCTATTTCGACAAGTCCGTGCACGAGCTGACCCTGTCGGAAGCTGCCTATCTGGCGGCGCTGCCCAAGGGCCCGAACAACTACAATCCCTTCCGCTATGCCGACCGCGCCATCGAGCGCCGCAACTGGGTCATCGACCGCATGGTCGAGAACGGTTTCGCGACCGCCGACGAAGGCGAGGCCGCCAAGGCGCAGCCGCTCGGCGTGAAGACCCGCGTCGCCAGCCCGCACATCTTCGCCGCCGACTATTATGTCGAGGAAGTGCGCCGCCAGCTGATGCAGATCTATGGCGAGAAGGCGCTCTATGACGGCGGTCTCTCGGTCCGCACTTCGCTCGACCCGGGCATGCAGGTCATGGCGCGCCAGGCGCTGATGAACGGCCTGGTCCAGTTCGACGAGCAGCATGGCTGGCGTGGACCCGTCAAGAACGTGCCGATCGAAGGCGATTGGGGCGTTGCCGTCGGCACTGTGCCGGCGCTTTCCGACATCATCGAATGGCGCCTCGCCATTGTCACTGCCGTCAACAAGGACGAGGCCGAGATCGGCCTTCAGCCGGGCCGCGACGAGACCGGCAAGCTGCTGCCCGCCCGCGAAACCGGCGTCATCCCGTTCTCGGAGATGAAGTGGGCAAAGCCCGCCGGCAAGAAGCTGACCGGCGCCAGCGACGCGCTCGAAGTCGGCGACGTCGTCTATGTCGAGCCGGCCGATGGCAAGCCGGGCTCGTTCCGCCTGCGCCAGGTGCCCAGCATCGCCGGCGCCATGGTGGTGATGGATCCCCATACCGGCCGCGTGCTGGCGATGGATGGCGGCTTCTCCTATGCGGAGAGCCAGTTCAACCGCGCCACCCAGGCGCTGCGCCAGCCGGGTTCCTCGTTCAAGCCGTTCGTCTATGCCGCCGCCCTCGACAATGGCTACACGCCGTCGTCGGTGGTCATGGATGCGCCGATCGAAGTCGACCCCGGCTATGGCCAGCCGATCTGGCGCCCGGAAAACTACGCCCAGAAGTTCTACGGGCCGTCGACGCTCCGTACAGGCATCGAGCAGTCGCGTAACGTGATGACGGTCCGCCTGGCGCAGGACATGGGCATGCCGCTCGTGGCCGAATATGCCAAGCGCTTCGGCGTCTATGACAAGCTCGGGCCCTTCCTGCCCAACGCGCTAGGCGCGTCGGAGACGACGGTGCTGCGCATGGTCTCCGGTTATTCGGTGTTCGCCAATGGCGGCCGCCAGGTGAAGCCGACGCTGATCGACCGTATCCAGGATCGCTTCGGCAAGACCATCTTCAAGCATGAAGAGCGCATCTGCGAAGGCTGTGATGCCGAGCAGTGGTCGCATCAGGACGAGCCGGTCATCGAGGACAATCGCGAGCAGGTGCTCGATCCGATGACCGCCTACCAGATCACCTCGATGCTGGAAGGCGTCGTGCAGCGCGGCACCGCGACGGTGCTGAAGAGCGTCGGCAAGCCGCTCGCCGGCAAGACGGGCACATCGAACGACTACAAGGACGCCTGGTTCATCGGCTATTCGCCGGATCTCGTGGTCGGCGTCTTCATCGGCTACGACAATCCGAAGCCGATGGGACGCGGCATGACGGGCGGCGAAATCGCGGCTCCGATCGCCGGCGATTTCTTCAAGCTGGCGCTGGCCGACAAGGCTGCCATCCCGTTCCGCGTGCCGCCGGGTCTCACCCTGATCCCGATCGACCGCAAGACCGGTATGCGCTCCACCGCCGGCGGCGCGGGCACGATCCTCGAAGCCTTCAAGCCGGGCACGGGTCCGCCGGATACCTATTCGATCATCGGCCAGACCGATGCGAACGGTCAGCCGCTGACCGTGACGCCGGAAGCCGACCGGGCCGTCATATCGGGCACGGGTGGCCTCTACTGA
- a CDS encoding GNAT family N-acetyltransferase codes for MTSDIPTKTGTWRPMRPDDLPAVAVIADRVHAAYPEDPEIFAERLRLWPSGCWVYESNGELIAYVLSHPAQAFAPPPLNSLLGALPEPPTTYYIHDLALLPETRGQGAGSAIVRILLDGARRSGCPDVSLVAVNDSAGFWGRHGFQTVSIPALDAKLRSYDDDARFMVRPLV; via the coding sequence ATGACGAGCGATATCCCGACCAAGACGGGAACCTGGCGGCCGATGCGGCCGGACGATCTGCCCGCGGTTGCCGTGATCGCAGACCGGGTTCACGCGGCCTATCCCGAAGACCCCGAAATCTTCGCCGAGCGCCTGCGCCTCTGGCCCAGCGGATGCTGGGTCTATGAGAGCAACGGCGAACTCATCGCCTATGTGCTGAGCCATCCGGCGCAGGCCTTCGCCCCGCCACCGCTCAACTCGCTGCTCGGCGCGCTGCCGGAGCCGCCCACGACCTATTACATCCACGACCTCGCCCTGTTGCCCGAGACGCGCGGGCAGGGCGCCGGCTCGGCCATAGTCCGCATCCTGCTGGATGGCGCGCGCCGGTCCGGCTGTCCCGACGTCTCGTTGGTCGCGGTCAACGACTCGGCCGGCTTCTGGGGCCGCCACGGCTTCCAGACGGTCTCCATCCCCGCCCTCGATGCCAAGCTGCGCAGCTATGACGACGACGCCCGCTTCATGGTCCGGCCGCTGGTGTAG
- a CDS encoding EamA family transporter produces the protein MRDMLSSWVFWALLSAAFAALTAIFAKIGISNVHSDFATFIRTIVILVTIAFILTLTGQWQPFGSVSPRSYGFLVLSGFATGASWLCYFRALKLGDAARVAPIDKLSVVLVAVFGVVFLSEKLSGRNWLGVLLIASGAILVAMRG, from the coding sequence ATGCGGGACATGCTGTCGTCGTGGGTGTTCTGGGCGCTGCTCTCGGCGGCCTTCGCTGCGCTCACCGCCATCTTCGCCAAGATCGGCATCAGCAACGTCCATTCCGACTTTGCCACCTTCATCCGCACGATCGTCATCCTGGTAACCATCGCCTTCATCCTGACGCTGACCGGGCAATGGCAGCCCTTCGGGTCCGTCTCGCCGCGCAGCTATGGCTTCCTGGTTCTGTCCGGCTTCGCCACCGGGGCTTCCTGGCTTTGCTATTTCCGGGCGCTGAAGCTCGGCGATGCCGCCCGGGTCGCGCCGATCGACAAGCTCAGCGTCGTCCTGGTCGCTGTTTTCGGCGTGGTTTTCCTGAGCGAGAAGCTGTCCGGCCGGAATTGGCTCGGCGTTCTCCTGATCGCGTCCGGGGCGATCCTGGTGGCCATGCGCGGCTGA
- the mgtE gene encoding magnesium transporter, giving the protein MEDIVREDEATVRSRALDLEGEHVADLVERLNQHEAEANPALLAGVSDERLIEVLDQPEFEAAVELMSSLPSERAVRVLAGMSADRATDLLAEIDEPTRSQLIAKLDPETRNAVARLAAYPEGSAGSIMTTEVVSVPANWTVGQTLQHIRVVEKSRETIYTICVLDPVTHALVQTVTLRRLIAADLNAPVLSAARHRRPITVTPRTDREEVARLFSKYDQIAVPVVDERFHVVGIVTVDDIIDTIFEESTEDVQKFGGMEALDQPYMDIGFLKMMHKRAGWLCALFIGEMLTATAMQHFEHELERAIVLTLFIPLIMSSGGNSGSQATSLIIRALALGEVKLRDWWRVALRELPSGLTLGAILGTLGVIRISAWQVLGLYDYGPHWMLIAATVGTGLLGIVTFGSMAGSMLPFIMQRLGFDPASASAPFVATLVDVTGLVIYFSVAMVILSGTLL; this is encoded by the coding sequence ATGGAAGATATCGTCCGCGAAGACGAGGCCACCGTGCGTTCGCGCGCTTTGGATCTCGAAGGCGAGCACGTTGCAGATCTCGTCGAACGTCTCAATCAACATGAAGCCGAAGCCAATCCGGCGCTTCTGGCAGGCGTTTCCGACGAAAGGCTGATCGAGGTTCTCGATCAGCCGGAGTTCGAAGCCGCGGTCGAGCTGATGTCGAGCCTGCCGAGCGAGCGCGCGGTCCGGGTTCTGGCCGGCATGTCGGCGGACCGGGCGACCGACCTGCTGGCGGAAATCGACGAGCCGACGCGCTCGCAGCTGATCGCCAAGCTCGATCCCGAAACCCGCAATGCCGTCGCCCGGCTCGCCGCCTATCCGGAAGGCAGCGCCGGCTCGATCATGACCACCGAAGTGGTGAGTGTCCCCGCCAACTGGACCGTTGGCCAGACGCTGCAGCACATTCGCGTCGTCGAGAAGAGCCGCGAGACGATCTATACGATCTGCGTGCTCGACCCGGTCACGCATGCGCTCGTGCAGACCGTGACGCTGCGCCGCCTGATCGCGGCCGACCTCAATGCCCCGGTCCTGTCCGCCGCCCGCCATCGCCGTCCGATCACCGTCACGCCCCGCACCGACCGCGAGGAAGTGGCGCGCCTGTTCTCGAAATACGATCAGATCGCCGTGCCGGTCGTCGACGAACGGTTCCATGTCGTGGGGATCGTCACCGTCGACGACATCATCGACACGATCTTCGAGGAGAGCACGGAAGACGTCCAGAAGTTCGGCGGCATGGAGGCGCTCGATCAGCCCTACATGGACATCGGCTTCCTCAAGATGATGCACAAGCGGGCCGGCTGGCTCTGCGCGCTGTTCATTGGCGAGATGCTGACGGCGACCGCCATGCAGCATTTCGAGCATGAGCTGGAGCGGGCGATTGTGCTGACCCTGTTCATCCCGCTGATCATGAGCTCCGGCGGCAATTCCGGCTCGCAGGCGACCTCGCTGATCATCCGCGCTCTGGCGCTGGGCGAGGTCAAGCTTCGGGATTGGTGGCGGGTCGCCCTGCGCGAATTGCCCAGCGGCCTGACGCTGGGCGCCATTCTCGGCACGCTCGGCGTCATCCGCATCAGCGCCTGGCAGGTGCTGGGCCTCTATGATTACGGTCCGCACTGGATGCTGATCGCGGCCACTGTCGGCACCGGCCTGTTGGGGATCGTCACCTTCGGATCGATGGCGGGCTCCATGCTGCCCTTTATCATGCAGCGGCTCGGCTTCGACCCGGCCAGCGCCTCGGCGCCCTTCGTCGCGACGCTCGTCGATGTCACCGGCCTGGTGATCTATTTCAGCGTGGCGATGGTGATCCTGAGCGGCACGCTGCTTTAG